One part of the Malus sylvestris chromosome 2, drMalSylv7.2, whole genome shotgun sequence genome encodes these proteins:
- the LOC126613858 gene encoding uncharacterized protein LOC126613858 isoform X3, which translates to MADSIPYRKPHFPVSDPRPEPHRNPIRHGKSYTMHFLLKALTLAVFIVLLPLFPSQAPEFINHTILTKFWELIHVIVVGIAVSYGLFSRRNSAEMGIENSSNVGSSDSYVPRFFPVSSSFEGECEQAFGYGEKREGQSWNSGYFVGNPVAAVSESCHESNVFDAQCKPSLGICESGGENSCGYGEKNVTQAWNSRYFQGESMVFVAEPNYGLDEWGKPRSIADNQPLGLPVRSLKSRVKSHDSSEFVARGEFSLGSKGSFNSSDGVRNGDMGPLNLEDKLNEAAASPSPVNWRSGSGKMERGKRVGGNARPSHLRPLSVDETQFESMKTPSFQSALSFTSESSSQTSSLSSSPKEDSSALSMSSEVLNSKSEKVKKRKSSHSQGSSSPSGFASSPPKPMNEKASLSALHSRGYSIGSFHEEDLRRSSENYLKDLSGSRSGSGSGRASGSGRGSRRGSGSGSGSGSEEEQLKSKELGHGFLGLNTKPASLGKSSENYLKDLSGSRSGSGSEEEQLNSKDLGQGFLGLNTKPASLSKSSENYLKDLSGSRSRSGSEEEQLKSKDLGQGFLGLNTKPASLSKSSENYLKDLSGSRSGSRSGSGRGSRSGSEEEQLKSKELGHGFLGLNTKPASLSKSSENYLKDLSGSRSGSRSGSGRGSRSGSEEEQLKSKELGQGFLGLNTKPASLTKSSSRGKSVRTIRGSRLTTPEKVEKMRDIGDFIPMRKETMQNGGTNVKDLGTATTKLDFGNPLQPKPEIPKHGKKQMREFRGNAAAESEEEEDLESEAENFQVSSDDEGEDDALAAAAAATCSNSVDVGAADSEVDKKAGEFIAKFREQIRLQKVASMDRSRAQHISANSFR; encoded by the exons ATGGCGGACTCCATCCCCTACCGAAAACCCCACTTCCCAGTCTCCGATCCGCGCCCAGAACCTCACCGAAACCCGATTCGACACGGTAAGTCGTACACCATGCACTTTCTCCTTAAAGCTCTTACCCTTGCCGTTTTCATCGTCCTTCTTCCACTTTTTCCCTCACAAGCTCCCGAATTCATCAACCACACGATCCTCACCAAGTTCTGGGAGCTCATTCACGTTATCGTCGTCGGCATTGCCGTGTCCTACGGCTTGTTCAGCAGAAGAAATAGCGCTGAAATGGGGATTGAAAATAGCTCAAATGTAGGTAGTTCTGACTCTTACGTGCCTAGATTTTTTCCCGTTTCGTCGAGTTTTGAGGGCGAGTGTGAACAGGCATTTGGGTATGGTGAGAAAAGAGAGGGTCAGAGTTGGAATTCTGGGTATTTTGTGGGTAACCCTGTGGCAGCTGTGTCTGAATCTTGTCATGAAAGCAATGTTTTTGATGCCCAATGCAAACCCAGTTTGGGGATTTGTGAAAGTGGGGGTGAAAATTCATGTGGGTATGGAGAGAAAAATGTTACCCAAGCTTGGAACTCTCGGTATTTTCAGGGTGAATCAATGGTGTTTGTTGCTGAACCAAATTATGGTCTTGATGAATGGGGAAAACCCAGATCAATTGCTGATAATCAGCCGTTGGGATTGCCCGTTCGGAGTTTGAAATCGAGGGTAAAAAGCCATGATAGTTCTGAGTTTGTTGCTAGGGGTGAGTTTAGTTTAGGTTCTAAGGGTTCTTTTAATAGCTCTGATGGGGTTAGGAATGGGGATATGGGTCCTCTAAATTTGGAAGATAAGTTAAATGAAGCCGCTGCGTCACCTTCTCCGGTTAATTGGCGTTCGGGTTCTGGAAAGATGGAGAGGGGGAAAAGAGTAGGTGGTAATGCTCGTCCATCGCATTTGAGGCCGCTCTCCGTCGATGAAACTCAATTTGAATCAATGAAAACTCCGTCTTTCCAGTCCGCATTGTCCTTTACTTCTGAGTCTTCTTCTCAAACTAGTTCTCTGTCTTCTTCCCCAAAAGAAGACTCTTCAGCGCTCTCCATGTCTTCGGAGGTGCTTAACTCAAAGTCGGAGAAggtaaagaaaagaaagagttcCCATTCTCAAgggtcttcttctccttcagGATTTGCATCATCACCACCAAAACCAATGAATGAAAAAGCTTCATTGAGTGCGTTGCATTCGCGGGGCTATAGCATTGGTTCTTTCCATGAGGAGGACTTGAGGAGAAGCTCAGAAAATTACTTGAAGGATTTGAGTGGGAGCAGAAGTGGAAGTGGAAGCGGAAGGGCTAGTGGAAGCGGAAGGGGAAGCAGAAGGGGAAGCGGAAGCGGAAGCGGAAGCGGAAGTGAGGAGgagcaattgaaaagcaaagaaTTGGGGCATGGATTTTTGGGATTGAATACGAAACCTGCAAGCCTCGGTAAATCCTCAGAAAATTACTTGAAGGATTTGAGTGGAAGCAGAAGCGGAAGCGGAAGTGAGGAGGAGCAATTGAACAGCAAAGATCTGGGGCAAGGATTTTTGGGATTGAATACGAAACCTGCAAGCCTCAGTAAATCCTCAGAAAATTACTTGAAGGATTTGAGcggaagcagaagcagaagcggAAGTGAGGAGgagcaattgaaaagcaaagatCTGGGGCAAGGTTTTTTGGGATTGAATACGAAACCTGCAAGCCTCAGTAAATCCTCAGAAAATTACTTGAAGGATTTGAGTGGAAGCAGAAGCGGAAGCAGAAGTGGAAGCGGAAGAGGAAGCAGAAGCGGAAGTGAGGAGgagcaattgaaaagcaaagaaTTGGGGCATGGATTTTTGGGATTGAATACGAAAC CTGCAAGCCTCAGTAAATCCTCAGAAAATTACTTGAAGGATTTGAGTGGAAGCAGAAGCGGAAGCAGAAGTGGAAGCGGAAGAGGAAGCAGAAGCGGAAGTGAGGAGgagcaattgaaaagcaaagaaTTGGGGCAAGGTTTTTTGGGATTGAATACTAAACCTGCAAGCCTCACCAAATCCTCATCAAGGGGAAAATCGGTTAGAACTATCAGAGGTAGTAGACTTACCACTCCTGAAAAGGTTGAGAAGATGCGAGACATTGGTGATTTTATACCTATGAGAAAAGAAACAATGCAAAACGGAGGAACCAACGTGAAAGATCTCGGCACTGCAACTACTAAGCTCGATTTTGGCAATCCCTTGCAGCCAAAGCCAGAAATTCCAAAACATGGGAAGAAGCAGATGCGAGAATTTCGTGGCAATGCGGCTGCAGAgtctgaagaagaagaagacttgGAAAGTGAGGCGGAAAACTTTCAAGTAAGCTCGGATGATGAAGGCGAAGATGACGCTCTTGCTGCTGCCGCTGCGGCTACATGTAGTAACTCTGTGGATGTTGGAGCAGCAGACTCAGAGGTTGATAAGAAGGCGGGCGAGTTCATAGCGAAATTTAGAGAGCAGATTAGGCTTCAAAAAGTGGCATCAATGGACCGATCAAGAGCGCAACACATCTCTGCTAATTCGTTTAGGTGA
- the LOC126613858 gene encoding uncharacterized protein LOC126613858 isoform X4: MADSIPYRKPHFPVSDPRPEPHRNPIRHGKSYTMHFLLKALTLAVFIVLLPLFPSQAPEFINHTILTKFWELIHVIVVGIAVSYGLFSRRNSAEMGIENSSNVGSSDSYVPRFFPVSSSFEGECEQAFGYGEKREGQSWNSGYFVGNPVAAVSESCHESNVFDAQCKPSLGICESGGENSCGYGEKNVTQAWNSRYFQGESMVFVAEPNYGLDEWGKPRSIADNQPLGLPVRSLKSRVKSHDSSEFVARGEFSLGSKGSFNSSDGVRNGDMGPLNLEDKLNEAAASPSPVNWRSGSGKMERGKRVGGNARPSHLRPLSVDETQFESMKTPSFQSALSFTSESSSQTSSLSSSPKEDSSALSMSSEVLNSKSEKVKKRKSSHSQGSSSPSGFASSPPKPMNEKASLSALHSRGYSIGSFHEEDLRRSSENYLKDLSGSRSGSGSGRASGSGRGSRRGSGSGSGSGSEEEQLKSKELGHGFLGLNTKPASLSKSSENYLKDLSGSRSGSRSGSGRGSRSGSEEEQLKSKELGHGFLGLNTKPASLGKSSENYLKDLSGSRSGSGSEEEQLNSKDLGQGFLGLNTKPASLSKSSENYLKDLSGSRSRSGSEEEQLKSKDLGQGFLGLNTKPASLSKSSENYLKDLSGSRSGSRSGSGRGSRSGSEEEQLKSKELGQGFLGLNTKPASLTKSSSRGKSVRTIRGSRLTTPEKVEKMRDIGDFIPMRKETMQNGGTNVKDLGTATTKLDFGNPLQPKPEIPKHGKKQMREFRGNAAAESEEEEDLESEAENFQVSSDDEGEDDALAAAAAATCSNSVDVGAADSEVDKKAGEFIAKFREQIRLQKVASMDRSRAQHISANSFR, encoded by the exons ATGGCGGACTCCATCCCCTACCGAAAACCCCACTTCCCAGTCTCCGATCCGCGCCCAGAACCTCACCGAAACCCGATTCGACACGGTAAGTCGTACACCATGCACTTTCTCCTTAAAGCTCTTACCCTTGCCGTTTTCATCGTCCTTCTTCCACTTTTTCCCTCACAAGCTCCCGAATTCATCAACCACACGATCCTCACCAAGTTCTGGGAGCTCATTCACGTTATCGTCGTCGGCATTGCCGTGTCCTACGGCTTGTTCAGCAGAAGAAATAGCGCTGAAATGGGGATTGAAAATAGCTCAAATGTAGGTAGTTCTGACTCTTACGTGCCTAGATTTTTTCCCGTTTCGTCGAGTTTTGAGGGCGAGTGTGAACAGGCATTTGGGTATGGTGAGAAAAGAGAGGGTCAGAGTTGGAATTCTGGGTATTTTGTGGGTAACCCTGTGGCAGCTGTGTCTGAATCTTGTCATGAAAGCAATGTTTTTGATGCCCAATGCAAACCCAGTTTGGGGATTTGTGAAAGTGGGGGTGAAAATTCATGTGGGTATGGAGAGAAAAATGTTACCCAAGCTTGGAACTCTCGGTATTTTCAGGGTGAATCAATGGTGTTTGTTGCTGAACCAAATTATGGTCTTGATGAATGGGGAAAACCCAGATCAATTGCTGATAATCAGCCGTTGGGATTGCCCGTTCGGAGTTTGAAATCGAGGGTAAAAAGCCATGATAGTTCTGAGTTTGTTGCTAGGGGTGAGTTTAGTTTAGGTTCTAAGGGTTCTTTTAATAGCTCTGATGGGGTTAGGAATGGGGATATGGGTCCTCTAAATTTGGAAGATAAGTTAAATGAAGCCGCTGCGTCACCTTCTCCGGTTAATTGGCGTTCGGGTTCTGGAAAGATGGAGAGGGGGAAAAGAGTAGGTGGTAATGCTCGTCCATCGCATTTGAGGCCGCTCTCCGTCGATGAAACTCAATTTGAATCAATGAAAACTCCGTCTTTCCAGTCCGCATTGTCCTTTACTTCTGAGTCTTCTTCTCAAACTAGTTCTCTGTCTTCTTCCCCAAAAGAAGACTCTTCAGCGCTCTCCATGTCTTCGGAGGTGCTTAACTCAAAGTCGGAGAAggtaaagaaaagaaagagttcCCATTCTCAAgggtcttcttctccttcagGATTTGCATCATCACCACCAAAACCAATGAATGAAAAAGCTTCATTGAGTGCGTTGCATTCGCGGGGCTATAGCATTGGTTCTTTCCATGAGGAGGACTTGAGGAGAAGCTCAGAAAATTACTTGAAGGATTTGAGTGGGAGCAGAAGTGGAAGTGGAAGCGGAAGGGCTAGTGGAAGCGGAAGGGGAAGCAGAAGGGGAAGCGGAAGCGGAAGCGGAAGCGGAAGTGAGGAGgagcaattgaaaagcaaagaaTTGGGGCATGGATTTTTGGGATTGAATACGAAAC CTGCAAGCCTCAGTAAATCCTCAGAAAATTACTTGAAGGATTTGAGTGGAAGCAGAAGCGGAAGCAGAAGTGGAAGCGGAAGAGGAAGCAGAAGCGGAAGTGAGGAGgagcaattgaaaagcaaagaaTTGGGGCATGGATTTTTGGGATTGAATACGAAACCTGCAAGCCTCGGTAAATCCTCAGAAAATTACTTGAAGGATTTGAGTGGAAGCAGAAGCGGAAGCGGAAGTGAGGAGGAGCAATTGAACAGCAAAGATCTGGGGCAAGGATTTTTGGGATTGAATACGAAACCTGCAAGCCTCAGTAAATCCTCAGAAAATTACTTGAAGGATTTGAGcggaagcagaagcagaagcggAAGTGAGGAGgagcaattgaaaagcaaagatCTGGGGCAAGGATTTTTGGGATTGAATACGAAACCTGCAAGCCTCAGTAAATCCTCAGAAAATTACTTGAAGGATTTGAGTGGAAGCAGAAGCGGAAGCAGAAGTGGAAGCGGAAGAGGAAGCAGAAGCGGAAGTGAGGAGgagcaattgaaaagcaaagaaTTGGGGCAAGGTTTTTTGGGATTGAATACTAAACCTGCAAGCCTCACCAAATCCTCATCAAGGGGAAAATCGGTTAGAACTATCAGAGGTAGTAGACTTACCACTCCTGAAAAGGTTGAGAAGATGCGAGACATTGGTGATTTTATACCTATGAGAAAAGAAACAATGCAAAACGGAGGAACCAACGTGAAAGATCTCGGCACTGCAACTACTAAGCTCGATTTTGGCAATCCCTTGCAGCCAAAGCCAGAAATTCCAAAACATGGGAAGAAGCAGATGCGAGAATTTCGTGGCAATGCGGCTGCAGAgtctgaagaagaagaagacttgGAAAGTGAGGCGGAAAACTTTCAAGTAAGCTCGGATGATGAAGGCGAAGATGACGCTCTTGCTGCTGCCGCTGCGGCTACATGTAGTAACTCTGTGGATGTTGGAGCAGCAGACTCAGAGGTTGATAAGAAGGCGGGCGAGTTCATAGCGAAATTTAGAGAGCAGATTAGGCTTCAAAAAGTGGCATCAATGGACCGATCAAGAGCGCAACACATCTCTGCTAATTCGTTTAGGTGA
- the LOC126613858 gene encoding uncharacterized protein LOC126613858 isoform X6, with protein MADSIPYRKPHFPVSDPRPEPHRNPIRHGKSYTMHFLLKALTLAVFIVLLPLFPSQAPEFINHTILTKFWELIHVIVVGIAVSYGLFSRRNSAEMGIENSSNVGSSDSYVPRFFPVSSSFEGECEQAFGYGEKREGQSWNSGYFVGNPVAAVSESCHESNVFDAQCKPSLGICESGGENSCGYGEKNVTQAWNSRYFQGESMVFVAEPNYGLDEWGKPRSIADNQPLGLPVRSLKSRVKSHDSSEFVARGEFSLGSKGSFNSSDGVRNGDMGPLNLEDKLNEAAASPSPVNWRSGSGKMERGKRVGGNARPSHLRPLSVDETQFESMKTPSFQSALSFTSESSSQTSSLSSSPKEDSSALSMSSEVLNSKSEKVKKRKSSHSQGSSSPSGFASSPPKPMNEKASLSALHSRGYSIGSFHEEDLRRSSENYLKDLSGSRSGSGSGRASGSGRGSRRGSGSGSGSEEEQLKSKELGHGFLGLNTKPASLSKSSENYLKDLSGSRSRSGSEEEQLKSKDLGQGFLGLNTKPASLSKSSENYLKDLSGSRSGSRSGSGRGSRSGSEEEQLKSKELGQGFLGLNTKPASLTKSSSRGKSVRTIRGSRLTTPEKVEKMRDIGDFIPMRKETMQNGGTNVKDLGTATTKLDFGNPLQPKPEIPKHGKKQMREFRGNAAAESEEEEDLESEAENFQVSSDDEGEDDALAAAAAATCSNSVDVGAADSEVDKKAGEFIAKFREQIRLQKVASMDRSRAQHISANSFR; from the exons ATGGCGGACTCCATCCCCTACCGAAAACCCCACTTCCCAGTCTCCGATCCGCGCCCAGAACCTCACCGAAACCCGATTCGACACGGTAAGTCGTACACCATGCACTTTCTCCTTAAAGCTCTTACCCTTGCCGTTTTCATCGTCCTTCTTCCACTTTTTCCCTCACAAGCTCCCGAATTCATCAACCACACGATCCTCACCAAGTTCTGGGAGCTCATTCACGTTATCGTCGTCGGCATTGCCGTGTCCTACGGCTTGTTCAGCAGAAGAAATAGCGCTGAAATGGGGATTGAAAATAGCTCAAATGTAGGTAGTTCTGACTCTTACGTGCCTAGATTTTTTCCCGTTTCGTCGAGTTTTGAGGGCGAGTGTGAACAGGCATTTGGGTATGGTGAGAAAAGAGAGGGTCAGAGTTGGAATTCTGGGTATTTTGTGGGTAACCCTGTGGCAGCTGTGTCTGAATCTTGTCATGAAAGCAATGTTTTTGATGCCCAATGCAAACCCAGTTTGGGGATTTGTGAAAGTGGGGGTGAAAATTCATGTGGGTATGGAGAGAAAAATGTTACCCAAGCTTGGAACTCTCGGTATTTTCAGGGTGAATCAATGGTGTTTGTTGCTGAACCAAATTATGGTCTTGATGAATGGGGAAAACCCAGATCAATTGCTGATAATCAGCCGTTGGGATTGCCCGTTCGGAGTTTGAAATCGAGGGTAAAAAGCCATGATAGTTCTGAGTTTGTTGCTAGGGGTGAGTTTAGTTTAGGTTCTAAGGGTTCTTTTAATAGCTCTGATGGGGTTAGGAATGGGGATATGGGTCCTCTAAATTTGGAAGATAAGTTAAATGAAGCCGCTGCGTCACCTTCTCCGGTTAATTGGCGTTCGGGTTCTGGAAAGATGGAGAGGGGGAAAAGAGTAGGTGGTAATGCTCGTCCATCGCATTTGAGGCCGCTCTCCGTCGATGAAACTCAATTTGAATCAATGAAAACTCCGTCTTTCCAGTCCGCATTGTCCTTTACTTCTGAGTCTTCTTCTCAAACTAGTTCTCTGTCTTCTTCCCCAAAAGAAGACTCTTCAGCGCTCTCCATGTCTTCGGAGGTGCTTAACTCAAAGTCGGAGAAggtaaagaaaagaaagagttcCCATTCTCAAgggtcttcttctccttcagGATTTGCATCATCACCACCAAAACCAATGAATGAAAAAGCTTCATTGAGTGCGTTGCATTCGCGGGGCTATAGCATTGGTTCTTTCCATGAGGAGGACTTGAGGAGAAGCTCAGAAAATTACTTGAAGGATTTGAGTGGGAGCAGAAGTGGAAGTGGAAGCGGAAGGGCTAGTGGAAGCGGAAGGGGAAGCAGAAGGGGAAGCGGAAGCGGAAGCGGAAG TGAGGAGgagcaattgaaaagcaaagaaTTGGGGCATGGATTTTTGGGATTGAATACGAAAC CTGCAAGCCTCAGTAAATCCTCAGAAAATTACTTGAAGGATTTGAGcggaagcagaagcagaagcggAAGTGAGGAGgagcaattgaaaagcaaagatCTGGGGCAAGGATTTTTGGGATTGAATACGAAACCTGCAAGCCTCAGTAAATCCTCAGAAAATTACTTGAAGGATTTGAGTGGAAGCAGAAGCGGAAGCAGAAGTGGAAGCGGAAGAGGAAGCAGAAGCGGAAGTGAGGAGgagcaattgaaaagcaaagaaTTGGGGCAAGGTTTTTTGGGATTGAATACTAAACCTGCAAGCCTCACCAAATCCTCATCAAGGGGAAAATCGGTTAGAACTATCAGAGGTAGTAGACTTACCACTCCTGAAAAGGTTGAGAAGATGCGAGACATTGGTGATTTTATACCTATGAGAAAAGAAACAATGCAAAACGGAGGAACCAACGTGAAAGATCTCGGCACTGCAACTACTAAGCTCGATTTTGGCAATCCCTTGCAGCCAAAGCCAGAAATTCCAAAACATGGGAAGAAGCAGATGCGAGAATTTCGTGGCAATGCGGCTGCAGAgtctgaagaagaagaagacttgGAAAGTGAGGCGGAAAACTTTCAAGTAAGCTCGGATGATGAAGGCGAAGATGACGCTCTTGCTGCTGCCGCTGCGGCTACATGTAGTAACTCTGTGGATGTTGGAGCAGCAGACTCAGAGGTTGATAAGAAGGCGGGCGAGTTCATAGCGAAATTTAGAGAGCAGATTAGGCTTCAAAAAGTGGCATCAATGGACCGATCAAGAGCGCAACACATCTCTGCTAATTCGTTTAGGTGA
- the LOC126613858 gene encoding uncharacterized protein LOC126613858 isoform X5: protein MADSIPYRKPHFPVSDPRPEPHRNPIRHGKSYTMHFLLKALTLAVFIVLLPLFPSQAPEFINHTILTKFWELIHVIVVGIAVSYGLFSRRNSAEMGIENSSNVGSSDSYVPRFFPVSSSFEGECEQAFGYGEKREGQSWNSGYFVGNPVAAVSESCHESNVFDAQCKPSLGICESGGENSCGYGEKNVTQAWNSRYFQGESMVFVAEPNYGLDEWGKPRSIADNQPLGLPVRSLKSRVKSHDSSEFVARGEFSLGSKGSFNSSDGVRNGDMGPLNLEDKLNEAAASPSPVNWRSGSGKMERGKRVGGNARPSHLRPLSVDETQFESMKTPSFQSALSFTSESSSQTSSLSSSPKEDSSALSMSSEVLNSKSEKVKKRKSSHSQGSSSPSGFASSPPKPMNEKASLSALHSRGYSIGSFHEEDLRRSSENYLKDLSGSRSGSGSGRASGSGRGSRRGSGSGSGSEEEQLKSKELGHGFLGLNTKPASLGKSSENYLKDLSGSRSGSGSEEEQLNSKDLGQGFLGLNTKPASLSKSSENYLKDLSGSRSRSGSEEEQLKSKDLGQGFLGLNTKPASLSKSSENYLKDLSGSRSGSRSGSGRGSRSGSEEEQLKSKELGQGFLGLNTKPASLTKSSSRGKSVRTIRGSRLTTPEKVEKMRDIGDFIPMRKETMQNGGTNVKDLGTATTKLDFGNPLQPKPEIPKHGKKQMREFRGNAAAESEEEEDLESEAENFQVSSDDEGEDDALAAAAAATCSNSVDVGAADSEVDKKAGEFIAKFREQIRLQKVASMDRSRAQHISANSFR, encoded by the exons ATGGCGGACTCCATCCCCTACCGAAAACCCCACTTCCCAGTCTCCGATCCGCGCCCAGAACCTCACCGAAACCCGATTCGACACGGTAAGTCGTACACCATGCACTTTCTCCTTAAAGCTCTTACCCTTGCCGTTTTCATCGTCCTTCTTCCACTTTTTCCCTCACAAGCTCCCGAATTCATCAACCACACGATCCTCACCAAGTTCTGGGAGCTCATTCACGTTATCGTCGTCGGCATTGCCGTGTCCTACGGCTTGTTCAGCAGAAGAAATAGCGCTGAAATGGGGATTGAAAATAGCTCAAATGTAGGTAGTTCTGACTCTTACGTGCCTAGATTTTTTCCCGTTTCGTCGAGTTTTGAGGGCGAGTGTGAACAGGCATTTGGGTATGGTGAGAAAAGAGAGGGTCAGAGTTGGAATTCTGGGTATTTTGTGGGTAACCCTGTGGCAGCTGTGTCTGAATCTTGTCATGAAAGCAATGTTTTTGATGCCCAATGCAAACCCAGTTTGGGGATTTGTGAAAGTGGGGGTGAAAATTCATGTGGGTATGGAGAGAAAAATGTTACCCAAGCTTGGAACTCTCGGTATTTTCAGGGTGAATCAATGGTGTTTGTTGCTGAACCAAATTATGGTCTTGATGAATGGGGAAAACCCAGATCAATTGCTGATAATCAGCCGTTGGGATTGCCCGTTCGGAGTTTGAAATCGAGGGTAAAAAGCCATGATAGTTCTGAGTTTGTTGCTAGGGGTGAGTTTAGTTTAGGTTCTAAGGGTTCTTTTAATAGCTCTGATGGGGTTAGGAATGGGGATATGGGTCCTCTAAATTTGGAAGATAAGTTAAATGAAGCCGCTGCGTCACCTTCTCCGGTTAATTGGCGTTCGGGTTCTGGAAAGATGGAGAGGGGGAAAAGAGTAGGTGGTAATGCTCGTCCATCGCATTTGAGGCCGCTCTCCGTCGATGAAACTCAATTTGAATCAATGAAAACTCCGTCTTTCCAGTCCGCATTGTCCTTTACTTCTGAGTCTTCTTCTCAAACTAGTTCTCTGTCTTCTTCCCCAAAAGAAGACTCTTCAGCGCTCTCCATGTCTTCGGAGGTGCTTAACTCAAAGTCGGAGAAggtaaagaaaagaaagagttcCCATTCTCAAgggtcttcttctccttcagGATTTGCATCATCACCACCAAAACCAATGAATGAAAAAGCTTCATTGAGTGCGTTGCATTCGCGGGGCTATAGCATTGGTTCTTTCCATGAGGAGGACTTGAGGAGAAGCTCAGAAAATTACTTGAAGGATTTGAGTGGGAGCAGAAGTGGAAGTGGAAGCGGAAGGGCTAGTGGAAGCGGAAGGGGAAGCAGAAGGGGAAGCGGAAGCGGAAGCGGAAG TGAGGAGgagcaattgaaaagcaaagaaTTGGGGCATGGATTTTTGGGATTGAATACGAAACCTGCAAGCCTCGGTAAATCCTCAGAAAATTACTTGAAGGATTTGAGTGGAAGCAGAAGCGGAAGCGGAAGTGAGGAGGAGCAATTGAACAGCAAAGATCTGGGGCAAGGATTTTTGGGATTGAATACGAAACCTGCAAGCCTCAGTAAATCCTCAGAAAATTACTTGAAGGATTTGAGcggaagcagaagcagaagcggAAGTGAGGAGgagcaattgaaaagcaaagatCTGGGGCAAGGATTTTTGGGATTGAATACGAAACCTGCAAGCCTCAGTAAATCCTCAGAAAATTACTTGAAGGATTTGAGTGGAAGCAGAAGCGGAAGCAGAAGTGGAAGCGGAAGAGGAAGCAGAAGCGGAAGTGAGGAGgagcaattgaaaagcaaagaaTTGGGGCAAGGTTTTTTGGGATTGAATACTAAACCTGCAAGCCTCACCAAATCCTCATCAAGGGGAAAATCGGTTAGAACTATCAGAGGTAGTAGACTTACCACTCCTGAAAAGGTTGAGAAGATGCGAGACATTGGTGATTTTATACCTATGAGAAAAGAAACAATGCAAAACGGAGGAACCAACGTGAAAGATCTCGGCACTGCAACTACTAAGCTCGATTTTGGCAATCCCTTGCAGCCAAAGCCAGAAATTCCAAAACATGGGAAGAAGCAGATGCGAGAATTTCGTGGCAATGCGGCTGCAGAgtctgaagaagaagaagacttgGAAAGTGAGGCGGAAAACTTTCAAGTAAGCTCGGATGATGAAGGCGAAGATGACGCTCTTGCTGCTGCCGCTGCGGCTACATGTAGTAACTCTGTGGATGTTGGAGCAGCAGACTCAGAGGTTGATAAGAAGGCGGGCGAGTTCATAGCGAAATTTAGAGAGCAGATTAGGCTTCAAAAAGTGGCATCAATGGACCGATCAAGAGCGCAACACATCTCTGCTAATTCGTTTAGGTGA